The following is a genomic window from Candidatus Neomarinimicrobiota bacterium.
GAAGCCGGTCTGGGCTGGTCACCTGTGGGCAAACTCCTGCCCTAAAACCAACTTCTTAACAAAATTCACCCAAACACTGTCTATTTATTTCACCATTAGCGAATTTCTTGTCGGTGCGCAGCGTTCTTTTAATCCATTGCTGGTCGGGGGTTCTCCCAGAGGGACCCCTGCGGGGGATTCCCCCCGGGTCACTACAAAGCCCCTGTCTGAGCAGGGACTTTATCATTCACGCGCGCCTTTATTTTACAGGCTCGGTATCCCTCCAGCGATTTCTTGCACTACCCGGGTAGGGGGATCTCCAGCTGGTTCTCAACCGGCTCGATGGTGGCCTGGTGGGCTTCCACTACTTTTATGATCCTGGCCAGGACCTCCGGGTGGTCAGAGGCCACATTGTACTTTTCAGACGGATCGTGCTCCAGGTGGAAGAGCAGCGGTGGATCGTGTTCGTGGGGCTGGTCCTGATAACCGGCCTGGGTAGTGAAATGGACTTTCCACGGTCCCTGGCGGACGGCGCAAAGCCGGGTGCCCCGGTAAAAAAACATTGTATCCCGCTGGCTGGGGCCTGCTCCACGCAGCATGGGAAGCATGTTGACCCCATCGAGGGTCCGGTCGGTGGGCAGCGCCACCCCTGCCAGCGCCAGACAGGTAGGCAGAATGTCCAGGGTGCTGGAGAGGCCGGCGTTCACCATACCGGCAGGGATTGTCCCCGGCCACCAGGCGATGGTAGGCTCGCGCATGCCCCCATCCCAGGTGCTGCCCTTACCTCCGCGCAGCAAACCCGCTGATCCCCCCTCCAGGTCCTGGGTCAGCCAGGGACCGTTGTCGCTGGTGAACAGCACCAGGGTGCTTGCGAACAGTTTCAGACGCTGCAGCGTATCCAGAATCTGCCCCACGCTCCAGTCGATTTCCTCAACCACGTCGCCATATAGCCCCCGCAGGCTTTTCCCCTTGAAATCCGCTGACGCAAACAAGGGGATGTGGGGGAAGGTATGGGGGAAATAAAGGAAAAAGGGCTCATCCCGGTGGTCTTCAATGAACTGTACTGCTTCCCGGGTATAGCGTTCCGTAAGGGTCGCCTGATCGACCGGCTGCTCGATGATATCCTCATTTCGCATGAGCGGAACCGGTGGATCACCCCGCTCCACGTTGTGCATGTCATTGCTGTAGGGAAGGCCGTAATAGGTATCGAATCCGTGCTTGGTGGGCAGATATTGGGGGAGGTGCCCCAGATGCCACTTGCCGATGCAGGCGGTGGCGTAGCCCCTGGACTTCAGGGCTTCGGCGATGGTGATTTCGCTGGCGGGCAGACCGCCGCCGGAGTCGGGGAACAACACCCGTCGTTTGTCACTGCACATCCCGCTGCGAATGGGATATCGTCCGGTTAACAGCGCCGCCCGGCTGGGTGTACAGACAGAGGCGGCGACATAAAACTGCGTCAGTTTCATGCCCTCCGCGGCCATGCGGTCCAGGTTGGATGTACGCAGAGTGGGATGACCGAACACACCCAGATCGCCATAACCCAGGTCATCGGCAAAAATGACAATGATATTCGGCAGTCGACGCGCCCCGCGCGTTTTAATACCACAACCGATCAGCGTAAGCCCCGCGGCCCCCAGTCCGAAAGTTCTAAGAAAGTCCGCGCGCGTGTAGGTCTGTAGATTTCTCTGTCGAACCGGTCCCATCGGTAACGGATTCCTTTTCGATTCTCATGTTCCTGCTAGTGTGACTGACCAGCCACCTATTATTTGGCCTCCTTGCACAGTGCAAATGTCAGACTTTTCCGGGTGGAAGCGAGCATGCCATGATTGCCCGTCGCAAAAGGAATGTATACAAAACATAGAATAAACTAAGAGGGCATCCTGGATACTACAAGGGTTAGTTTGCGCTCAATCCGAAGCGTTCTAGTTTGATGCTCAAAACCCTACTTCGGCAACACCAGC
Proteins encoded in this region:
- a CDS encoding sulfatase; protein product: MGPVRQRNLQTYTRADFLRTFGLGAAGLTLIGCGIKTRGARRLPNIIVIFADDLGYGDLGVFGHPTLRTSNLDRMAAEGMKLTQFYVAASVCTPSRAALLTGRYPIRSGMCSDKRRVLFPDSGGGLPASEITIAEALKSRGYATACIGKWHLGHLPQYLPTKHGFDTYYGLPYSNDMHNVERGDPPVPLMRNEDIIEQPVDQATLTERYTREAVQFIEDHRDEPFFLYFPHTFPHIPLFASADFKGKSLRGLYGDVVEEIDWSVGQILDTLQRLKLFASTLVLFTSDNGPWLTQDLEGGSAGLLRGGKGSTWDGGMREPTIAWWPGTIPAGMVNAGLSSTLDILPTCLALAGVALPTDRTLDGVNMLPMLRGAGPSQRDTMFFYRGTRLCAVRQGPWKVHFTTQAGYQDQPHEHDPPLLFHLEHDPSEKYNVASDHPEVLARIIKVVEAHQATIEPVENQLEIPLPG